From uncultured Roseateles sp., the proteins below share one genomic window:
- the hisC gene encoding histidinol-phosphate transaminase: protein MNLSNPADTAPDYIRNLPRYVPGKPASEVKREQASKPLRLHRMASNENPLGVSAKALAAMQGVMADAANYPDPSGHQLKARLSARLRVEAQQLVLGNGSSELLDLAARCFLRAGDEAVYSQYAFQAYPVAIHAVGATPVCVPARDYGHDLDAMRAAITERTKLVFIANPNNPTGTLLDAGALQRFVASVPRHILVVLDEAYGEFLPDVDALHSCDWIAEHPHLLVLRTFSKAYGLAGMRVGYGVAHPAVADLLNRLRLTFNTSAMAQAAAEAAFDDADFLQRSRGNNAQGMVQLEQGLQGLGLPFIRSHANFIAIDVSSTGRTGAEVAQQLLAAGVIVRPLGANQLPQFIRVTVGLPEDNVAFLGALKQVLS from the coding sequence ATGAATCTCAGCAATCCCGCCGATACGGCCCCCGACTACATTCGCAACCTGCCGCGCTATGTGCCCGGCAAGCCGGCCTCCGAGGTCAAGCGCGAGCAGGCAAGTAAGCCGCTGCGCCTGCACCGCATGGCCTCGAACGAGAACCCGCTGGGCGTCAGCGCCAAGGCACTGGCTGCAATGCAGGGCGTGATGGCCGATGCCGCCAACTACCCCGATCCCAGCGGCCACCAGCTGAAGGCGCGGCTCAGCGCGAGGCTGCGCGTCGAGGCGCAGCAACTGGTGCTGGGCAATGGCTCCAGCGAGCTGCTGGACCTGGCTGCGCGCTGCTTTCTGCGCGCCGGTGACGAGGCCGTGTATTCGCAGTACGCCTTCCAGGCCTATCCGGTGGCCATCCACGCGGTTGGCGCCACGCCGGTCTGCGTGCCGGCCCGCGACTACGGCCATGATCTGGACGCGATGCGCGCCGCCATCACCGAGCGTACCAAGCTCGTCTTCATCGCCAATCCGAACAACCCGACCGGCACCCTGCTCGACGCCGGCGCGCTGCAGCGCTTCGTTGCCTCGGTGCCGCGCCACATCCTGGTGGTGCTGGACGAGGCCTATGGCGAGTTCCTGCCTGATGTGGACGCGCTGCACAGCTGCGACTGGATCGCCGAGCATCCGCATCTGCTGGTGCTGCGCACCTTCTCCAAGGCCTATGGCCTGGCCGGCATGCGCGTGGGCTATGGCGTGGCTCACCCGGCCGTGGCCGATCTGCTGAACCGGCTGCGCCTGACCTTCAACACCAGCGCGATGGCCCAGGCCGCGGCCGAGGCGGCGTTCGACGACGCCGACTTTCTGCAGCGCAGCCGCGGCAACAACGCCCAGGGCATGGTGCAGCTGGAGCAGGGTCTGCAGGGCTTGGGCCTGCCCTTCATCCGCTCGCATGCCAATTTCATCGCTATCGACGTCAGCAGCACCGGCCGTACCGGCGCCGAGGTGGCCCAGCAGCTGCTGGCCGCCGGCGTGATCGTCCGGCCGCTGGGGGCGAATCAGCTGCCGCAGTTCATCCGCGTGACGGTGGGCCTGCCCGAGGACAATGTGGCCTTCCTGGGGGCGCTCAAGCAAGTGCTGAGCTGA
- a CDS encoding ABC transporter ATP-binding protein, producing the protein MSTPPLLEVSNLRLQFDTPRGLVQAIDGISFTLDKGEILGLVGESGSGKSQTGNTIMGLLDRGARITEGSVRFKGQELLGLPHEQLRRLRGNKIAMIFQDPMMTLNPVLRIDTQMVEAVLAHQHVGREAAMKLALQALERVGIAAPEERLKCYPHQLSGGMRQRVVIAIALLNSPEIFIADEPTTALDVTIQSQILFEVQKLCRDTGAALIWITHDLAVVAALADRVCVMHRGKIVEQGTVDQILDTPQHPYTRGLMDAIPSRSSRGQRLRTMQPQDGSAWSAST; encoded by the coding sequence ATGAGTACCCCTCCCCTACTGGAAGTCAGCAATCTGCGCCTGCAGTTCGACACCCCGCGCGGCCTGGTGCAGGCCATAGACGGCATCAGCTTCACGCTGGACAAGGGCGAGATCCTGGGCCTGGTCGGCGAGTCGGGCTCGGGCAAGTCCCAGACCGGTAATACCATCATGGGCCTGCTGGACCGTGGCGCCCGCATCACCGAGGGCAGCGTCAGGTTCAAGGGCCAGGAGCTGCTGGGCCTGCCGCATGAGCAGCTGCGGCGCCTGCGCGGCAACAAGATCGCGATGATCTTCCAGGACCCGATGATGACCTTGAACCCGGTGCTGCGCATAGACACGCAGATGGTCGAGGCGGTGCTTGCGCATCAGCACGTCGGCCGCGAGGCGGCCATGAAACTGGCCCTGCAAGCGCTGGAGCGGGTGGGCATTGCCGCGCCCGAGGAGCGGCTGAAGTGCTACCCGCACCAGCTGTCGGGCGGCATGCGCCAGCGCGTGGTGATTGCCATCGCCCTGCTCAACAGCCCCGAAATCTTCATCGCCGACGAGCCAACCACGGCGCTGGACGTGACGATACAGAGCCAGATCCTGTTCGAGGTGCAGAAGCTGTGCCGCGACACCGGCGCGGCGCTGATCTGGATCACCCACGACCTGGCCGTGGTGGCCGCCCTGGCCGACCGCGTGTGTGTGATGCACCGCGGCAAGATCGTCGAACAAGGCACGGTAGATCAAATCTTGGACACCCCCCAACACCCCTACACCCGCGGCCTGATGGACGCCATTCCCAGCCGCAGCAGCCGCGGCCAACGCCTGCGCACGATGCAGCCGCAGGACGGCAGTGCCTGGAGCGCAAGCACATGA
- a CDS encoding thiamine pyrophosphate-binding protein, producing the protein MEMTGGQALARQLVAEGVRDMFGIPGVQLDWATDGLLDVADKLRYYTPRHEQAASYMADGYARTSGREGVCMVVPGPGLLNAMSGLATAYACNSPVLCISGQIPSHHIGRDLGMLHEVRDQSATLGTVTKWNALATKPQDIPGLVNEAFRQMRSGQPRPVGIEVPPDVLQARADIELLAPAVGDTSLDIESAVLEQLAQDLKQARFPVIYVGGGALAAQAGEALQRLAERLSAPVVMSENGRGTISSRHPLATTLLGSRCLFPHADFVLVVGSRFVDGMGRPTHASAACRYAYVNLNAAHLGAPRQPGTALSGDARAVLAALAELVEGHKPAESREGAVAQVKAWCEQQFDQIQPQRAYAQVLRRLIPENGILVSELTQVGYMSNISYPIYERRTLITPGYQGTLGYGFATAIGASLGNPHRPVVSINGDGGFGWNLQELATVAKYRPRLVTIVFADGAFGNVRRIQANVFKREIGTDLCNPDFVALARAFGLPAVSVDSPEGLESELAAALRSDGPAFIEVKVSAMPGAWHLIHSFSKAPHAAPPNPLGEPLVAA; encoded by the coding sequence ATGGAGATGACAGGCGGCCAGGCATTGGCCAGGCAGTTGGTGGCCGAGGGTGTGCGCGATATGTTCGGCATTCCCGGTGTGCAGCTGGATTGGGCCACCGACGGCCTGCTGGACGTGGCCGACAAGCTGCGTTACTACACCCCCCGCCACGAGCAGGCGGCCTCGTACATGGCCGACGGCTATGCGCGCACCTCGGGGCGCGAGGGCGTGTGCATGGTGGTGCCCGGCCCGGGCCTGCTGAATGCAATGTCGGGCCTGGCCACCGCCTATGCCTGCAACTCGCCGGTGCTGTGCATCTCGGGCCAGATTCCGTCGCACCACATCGGCCGCGATCTGGGCATGCTGCACGAGGTGCGCGACCAGTCGGCCACGCTGGGCACGGTGACCAAATGGAATGCGTTGGCGACCAAGCCTCAGGACATCCCCGGCCTGGTCAACGAGGCCTTCCGCCAGATGCGCAGCGGGCAGCCGCGGCCGGTGGGCATCGAGGTGCCGCCCGATGTGCTGCAGGCCCGTGCGGATATCGAACTGCTGGCGCCGGCCGTCGGCGATACCTCGCTCGATATCGAATCGGCCGTGCTGGAGCAGCTGGCCCAGGACCTGAAGCAGGCGCGCTTCCCGGTCATCTATGTCGGCGGCGGTGCGCTGGCCGCCCAGGCGGGCGAGGCGCTGCAGCGCCTGGCCGAGCGGCTCAGCGCCCCGGTGGTGATGAGCGAGAACGGCCGGGGCACGATCTCCAGCCGCCATCCGCTGGCGACCACCTTGCTAGGCAGCCGCTGCCTGTTCCCCCATGCCGACTTCGTGCTGGTTGTCGGCAGCCGTTTTGTCGATGGCATGGGCCGGCCCACGCATGCGTCGGCCGCCTGTCGCTATGCCTATGTGAACCTGAACGCCGCCCATCTGGGCGCACCGCGCCAGCCCGGCACGGCGCTGAGCGGCGATGCCCGCGCGGTGCTGGCCGCGCTGGCCGAGCTGGTCGAAGGCCATAAGCCCGCAGAGTCGCGCGAAGGCGCGGTCGCCCAGGTGAAAGCCTGGTGCGAGCAGCAGTTCGACCAGATCCAGCCACAGCGTGCCTATGCCCAGGTGCTGCGCCGGTTGATCCCCGAGAACGGCATCCTGGTCAGCGAGCTGACCCAGGTCGGCTATATGTCGAACATCTCGTATCCGATCTACGAGCGCCGCACCCTGATCACCCCGGGCTACCAGGGCACCTTGGGCTATGGCTTTGCCACGGCCATCGGTGCCTCGCTGGGCAACCCGCACCGGCCGGTGGTCTCCATCAACGGCGATGGCGGCTTCGGCTGGAACCTGCAGGAGCTGGCCACCGTGGCCAAGTACCGCCCGCGCCTGGTGACCATCGTCTTTGCCGATGGCGCTTTCGGCAATGTGCGGCGCATCCAGGCCAATGTGTTCAAGCGCGAGATCGGCACCGATCTGTGCAATCCCGACTTTGTGGCGCTGGCCCGCGCCTTCGGCCTGCCGGCGGTGAGTGTGGACTCACCCGAGGGCCTGGAGAGCGAGCTGGCCGCCGCGCTGCGCAGCGACGGCCCGGCCTTCATCGAGGTCAAGGTCTCGGCCATGCCGGGCGCCTGGCATCTGATCCACAGCTTCTCCAAGGCCCCCCATGCGGCGCCGCCCAATCCGCTGGGCGAGCCCCTGGTGGCGGCCTGA
- a CDS encoding ABC transporter permease: protein MLGFLIRRVLQSILVLMLVSMLVFMGIYVVGDPTAMMIPDNVTAETRAAMIASLGLDKHPLLQYLDFAQRLMHGSLGRSFATGLPVEELIASRFPATLELACAAMVLATVVGLPLGLVAAVKPEGWVGRLITAASSLGFSVPTFWVGLVLIMVFAVSLGWLPSNGRGPTHSLLGIQVSFLSWEGLRYMILPACNLALFNAAMIIRLTRSSGGEVMLMDYIRFARAKGLNERRVIGVHLLKNILIPIITVMGINFGGIIAFSVVTETIFGWPGMGKLLIDSINALDRPVVLGYLMFVVVIYLVINFVVDLMYSWLDPRVTLVEAKA, encoded by the coding sequence ATGCTTGGTTTCTTGATTCGACGCGTGCTCCAGAGCATTCTGGTGCTGATGCTGGTGTCCATGCTGGTGTTCATGGGCATCTATGTGGTGGGCGACCCCACCGCGATGATGATCCCCGACAACGTCACGGCCGAAACGCGGGCCGCGATGATCGCCTCGCTGGGCCTGGACAAGCACCCGCTGCTGCAATACCTCGATTTCGCCCAGCGCCTGATGCACGGCAGCCTGGGCCGCTCGTTCGCCACCGGCCTGCCGGTCGAGGAGCTGATCGCCTCGCGCTTCCCCGCGACCTTGGAGCTGGCCTGCGCTGCGATGGTGCTGGCCACCGTGGTCGGGCTGCCGCTGGGCCTGGTCGCCGCCGTCAAACCCGAGGGCTGGGTGGGCCGGCTGATCACCGCCGCTTCCAGCCTGGGCTTCAGCGTGCCGACCTTCTGGGTGGGCCTGGTGCTGATCATGGTGTTTGCCGTCTCCTTAGGCTGGCTGCCGTCCAACGGCCGCGGGCCCACTCATTCGCTGCTGGGCATACAGGTCAGCTTCCTGAGCTGGGAGGGCCTGCGCTACATGATTCTGCCGGCCTGCAATCTGGCCCTGTTCAATGCCGCGATGATCATCCGGCTGACCCGCTCATCCGGCGGCGAGGTGATGCTGATGGACTACATCCGCTTCGCCCGCGCCAAGGGCCTGAACGAGCGCCGCGTCATCGGCGTGCACCTGTTGAAGAACATCCTGATCCCCATCATCACTGTGATGGGCATCAACTTCGGCGGCATCATCGCCTTCTCGGTCGTCACCGAAACCATCTTCGGCTGGCCCGGCATGGGCAAGCTGCTGATCGACTCGATCAATGCGCTGGACCGCCCGGTCGTGCTGGGCTACCTGATGTTCGTCGTGGTGATCTATCTGGTCATCAACTTCGTCGTCGATCTGATGTATTCCTGGCTGGACCCGCGCGTCACGCTGGTGGAGGCCAAGGCATGA
- a CDS encoding MFS transporter: protein MTDTLTPQRQVAIGVVLLAAAGTFALTMGARQSMGLFLGTINSTTGLGLGSISLAFAFGQLWWGLTQPFAGMVADRVGAGRVIFLGVLLVAGGTALIPFMHTTWGLILAIGMLAAGGAGMAGPSVMMAATTRLIPAEKRGMATGIVNAGGSFGQFLFAPLAQGITAAAGWVVALQSLAAITLLALPAAWILRGNSRHLAAKVAPGAKAQTTRQAIAEALRNPSYRLLSLGFFVCGFHVAFIATHLPGVVAACQLPPSVGAWSLGILGLFNIVGSLAMGWAISFQGGRWRMKSLLSLVYAVRAVAVALFMVAPKTEFTFFVFAAVIGVSYLSTVPPTAGLVAKFFGPANMATLFGVVMLAHQLGGFLGAYLGGKAFEWTGSYDWMWYADILLAVGAALVHMPIREASKPRLAAAAA, encoded by the coding sequence ATGACTGACACCCTCACCCCACAACGCCAGGTCGCCATCGGCGTGGTGCTGCTGGCCGCCGCCGGCACTTTCGCGCTGACGATGGGCGCACGCCAATCGATGGGCCTGTTCCTGGGCACGATCAACAGCACGACCGGCCTGGGCCTGGGCAGCATCAGCCTGGCCTTCGCCTTCGGCCAGCTCTGGTGGGGCCTGACCCAGCCCTTTGCCGGCATGGTGGCCGACCGCGTTGGCGCCGGCCGGGTGATCTTTCTCGGCGTTTTGCTGGTGGCGGGCGGCACGGCGCTGATTCCGTTCATGCACACGACCTGGGGCTTGATACTGGCCATAGGCATGCTGGCCGCCGGCGGCGCCGGCATGGCCGGGCCCTCGGTGATGATGGCAGCCACCACGCGGCTGATACCGGCCGAGAAGCGCGGCATGGCCACCGGCATCGTCAACGCCGGCGGCTCCTTCGGTCAGTTCCTGTTCGCGCCGCTGGCGCAGGGCATCACCGCCGCCGCGGGCTGGGTGGTAGCCCTTCAAAGCCTGGCCGCCATCACCCTGCTGGCCCTGCCCGCGGCCTGGATCCTGCGCGGCAACTCACGCCATCTGGCGGCCAAGGTGGCGCCCGGCGCCAAGGCGCAGACCACCCGCCAGGCCATCGCCGAGGCGCTGCGCAATCCAAGCTACCGGCTCTTGAGCCTGGGTTTTTTCGTCTGCGGCTTCCATGTGGCTTTCATCGCCACCCATCTGCCCGGCGTGGTCGCGGCCTGCCAGCTGCCGCCCTCGGTAGGCGCCTGGTCGCTGGGCATTCTGGGCCTGTTCAATATCGTCGGCAGCCTGGCCATGGGCTGGGCGATTTCGTTCCAGGGCGGACGCTGGCGCATGAAGTCGCTGCTGTCGCTGGTCTATGCCGTGCGGGCGGTGGCCGTGGCGCTGTTCATGGTGGCGCCCAAGACCGAGTTCACCTTCTTCGTGTTCGCGGCCGTGATCGGCGTCAGCTATCTGTCCACCGTGCCGCCGACGGCCGGTCTGGTGGCCAAGTTCTTCGGTCCGGCAAACATGGCCACGCTGTTCGGTGTGGTCATGCTGGCCCACCAGCTGGGCGGCTTCCTCGGTGCCTACCTGGGCGGCAAGGCCTTCGAATGGACCGGCAGCTATGACTGGATGTGGTACGCCGACATCCTGCTGGCCGTGGGCGCCGCACTGGTGCACATGCCTATCCGCGAGGCGAGCAAGCCGCGCCTCGCCGCAGCAGCCGCCTGA
- a CDS encoding aldehyde dehydrogenase family protein produces the protein MQTQSLIYVDGAWRPSASKELIDVVNPATEQVIGRAPAGCAEDVELAVQAARRAQAGWAALPRAERIALVDRIRAGLQARAEEAAALISAEMGAPLWFSRMAQLGMPLKNLDFAARALEAMEEEVLGSTRVVRDPVGVVAAITPWNFPLHQITAKIAPALLAGCTVVLKPSELTPLDACLLTEVIAAAGLPPGVFNLVMGTGARVGELLVSHPLVDMVSFTGSTGAGRRVATLAAPTLKKVALELGGKSANLLLADAKLEEALPVVLKQGWANSGQACACLSRLLVPRSQLARAQDMLVELARDWVVGDPLAEGVKLGPVASLAQRDRVRGLIASGLEQGARCLTGGVAAPEGLERGAYVRPTLLTDVRNDMRVAREEIFGPVICLIAYDDEDQAVALANDSEYGLSGGVWSADLAQAERVARRLHTGQVVLNGSPLNLLAPFGGVKQSGLGREYGRLGLEEFFHLKSLQGAA, from the coding sequence ATGCAAACACAGAGCCTGATTTATGTCGATGGCGCCTGGCGGCCCTCGGCCAGCAAGGAGCTGATTGACGTCGTCAACCCGGCCACCGAGCAGGTCATTGGCCGCGCGCCGGCCGGCTGTGCGGAGGACGTCGAGCTGGCCGTGCAGGCCGCCCGGCGCGCACAGGCCGGCTGGGCGGCCCTGCCGCGCGCCGAGCGCATCGCCCTGGTGGACCGCATCCGCGCCGGCCTGCAGGCGCGCGCCGAGGAGGCCGCCGCGCTGATCTCCGCCGAGATGGGCGCACCGCTATGGTTCTCGCGCATGGCCCAGCTGGGCATGCCGCTGAAGAACCTGGACTTCGCCGCCCGCGCGCTGGAGGCGATGGAAGAAGAGGTGCTGGGCAGCACCCGGGTCGTGCGCGATCCGGTCGGGGTGGTGGCCGCCATCACGCCCTGGAATTTTCCGCTGCACCAGATCACCGCCAAGATCGCTCCGGCCCTGCTGGCCGGCTGCACCGTGGTGCTCAAGCCCAGCGAGCTGACACCGCTGGACGCCTGCCTCCTGACCGAGGTGATTGCCGCCGCCGGCCTGCCGCCGGGTGTGTTCAATCTGGTCATGGGTACCGGCGCGCGGGTCGGCGAACTACTGGTCTCGCACCCGTTGGTGGACATGGTCAGCTTCACCGGGTCGACCGGTGCCGGCCGGCGCGTGGCCACCCTGGCTGCGCCGACCTTGAAGAAGGTCGCGCTGGAGCTGGGCGGCAAGTCGGCCAATCTGCTGCTTGCCGATGCGAAGCTGGAAGAGGCGTTGCCGGTGGTGCTGAAGCAGGGCTGGGCCAACTCGGGGCAGGCCTGCGCCTGTCTGTCGCGGCTGCTCGTGCCGCGCAGCCAGCTGGCGCGCGCGCAGGACATGCTGGTCGAGCTGGCGCGAGACTGGGTCGTCGGCGACCCGCTGGCCGAGGGTGTCAAGCTCGGGCCTGTGGCCTCGCTAGCCCAGCGCGACCGCGTGCGCGGGCTGATCGCCTCCGGCCTGGAGCAGGGCGCACGCTGCCTGACCGGCGGCGTGGCGGCACCCGAAGGCCTGGAGCGCGGCGCGTATGTGCGGCCGACCTTGCTGACCGATGTGCGCAATGACATGCGCGTCGCCCGCGAGGAGATCTTCGGCCCGGTGATCTGCCTGATCGCCTATGACGACGAAGACCAGGCCGTGGCCCTGGCCAATGACAGCGAGTACGGCCTGTCGGGCGGCGTCTGGTCGGCCGACCTGGCCCAGGCCGAGCGCGTGGCGCGGCGTCTGCACACCGGCCAGGTGGTGCTCAACGGCAGCCCGCTGAACCTGCTGGCGCCGTTTGGCGGCGTCAAGCAGTCGGGCCTGGGGCGCGAGTATGGCCGCCTAGGTCTTGAGGAGTTTTTCCATCTCAAGTCGCTGCAAGGCGCGGCTTGA
- a CDS encoding LysR family transcriptional regulator produces MNVSLRQLRAFVAIYQEGRLAAAGQALSITPSAASLLLKQLEETLSVRLFDRSPQGLQPTAAAHATIAQARRALMEVEQLGRAVSALDNLHQGRVAVAATPALARYLLPPVMRGFAASHPQLQIVLDDCAPDQLIARVLDESVDFALGTPEQPLSPALRSEVLLRDQLSLILRRDHLLACSERLSWQQLQGHALITVRRGNGIRHLVDQALSQSLTPVRFAYEVAMFSTAIALAEQGLGAAILPAFMLGFARHPDLVALPLIDPIITRNICLLSKAERSLPPAAVGLMQALQRELGD; encoded by the coding sequence ATGAACGTCAGCCTGCGCCAGCTGCGCGCCTTCGTGGCCATCTACCAGGAGGGCCGGCTGGCCGCCGCCGGGCAGGCGCTGAGCATCACGCCCTCGGCCGCCAGCCTGCTGCTCAAGCAGCTGGAAGAGACTTTGAGCGTGCGCCTGTTCGACCGCAGCCCGCAGGGCCTGCAGCCCACGGCCGCAGCGCACGCCACCATCGCCCAGGCGCGGCGTGCGCTGATGGAGGTGGAGCAACTGGGCCGTGCCGTCAGTGCGCTGGACAATCTGCACCAGGGCCGCGTGGCGGTGGCCGCCACACCGGCGCTGGCCCGCTATCTGCTGCCGCCGGTGATGCGCGGCTTTGCCGCCAGCCATCCGCAGCTGCAGATCGTGCTCGATGATTGCGCGCCCGACCAGCTGATTGCCCGGGTGCTCGACGAAAGCGTGGACTTCGCGCTGGGCACGCCCGAGCAGCCGCTGAGCCCGGCCCTGCGCAGCGAGGTGCTGCTGCGCGACCAGCTGAGCCTGATACTGCGCCGCGACCATCTGCTGGCATGCAGCGAGCGTTTAAGCTGGCAGCAGCTGCAGGGCCATGCCTTGATCACCGTGCGGCGCGGCAATGGCATACGCCATCTGGTCGATCAGGCCCTGTCGCAGAGCCTGACGCCGGTGCGCTTTGCCTACGAGGTGGCAATGTTCAGCACCGCCATTGCGCTGGCCGAGCAGGGCCTGGGCGCGGCCATACTGCCGGCCTTCATGCTGGGCTTTGCCCGCCATCCGGACCTGGTGGCCCTGCCGCTGATCGACCCCATCATCACCCGCAATATCTGCCTGCTCAGCAAGGCCGAGCGCAGCCTGCCGCCGGCGGCGGTGGGGCTGATGCAGGCCTTGCAGCGTGAGCTCGGTGACTGA
- a CDS encoding ABC transporter permease, which yields MSAVINNPVSRPVSSPMRELWRDFISSRMACLGLASFTLVFALSLLAPWIAPQNPYDMQQLSVLDARLPPGALSGDGNMTFWLGSDEQGRDMVSAILYGLRISVFVGLLCTLLAFVVGTTLGLLAAYFGGAVDSFIMRLTDAQLSFPSILIALIFLALFGKGVDKIVVALVLVQWTFYARTVRSSAMVELRKEYVEAARGLKYSHLRIMFRHVLPNCMPPLLVVATLQVAIAIGLEATLSFLGLGLPITEPSLGLLVANGYAYMLSGNYWISMFPGLALVWAVLSINTVADRLSDLLNPRLRK from the coding sequence ATGAGCGCCGTGATCAACAACCCCGTCAGCCGCCCCGTCAGCAGCCCCATGCGGGAGCTGTGGCGCGACTTCATCTCCAGCCGCATGGCCTGCCTGGGCCTGGCCTCGTTCACCCTGGTGTTCGCGCTGTCCTTGCTGGCGCCCTGGATCGCTCCGCAGAACCCCTACGACATGCAGCAGCTGAGCGTGCTCGATGCACGGCTGCCGCCCGGCGCCCTCTCGGGCGACGGCAATATGACCTTCTGGCTGGGCAGCGACGAGCAGGGCCGCGACATGGTCTCGGCCATCCTCTACGGCCTGCGCATCAGCGTCTTCGTCGGCCTGCTGTGCACTCTGCTGGCTTTTGTCGTCGGCACCACGCTGGGCCTGCTGGCGGCCTATTTCGGCGGCGCGGTCGACAGCTTCATCATGCGGCTGACCGACGCCCAGCTGTCCTTCCCGTCCATCCTGATCGCGCTGATCTTCCTGGCCCTGTTCGGCAAGGGCGTGGACAAGATCGTCGTCGCGCTGGTGCTGGTGCAATGGACCTTCTACGCCCGCACCGTGCGCAGCTCGGCCATGGTGGAGCTGCGCAAGGAGTATGTCGAGGCCGCACGCGGGCTCAAGTACTCGCACCTGCGCATCATGTTCCGCCATGTGCTGCCCAACTGCATGCCGCCGCTCTTGGTGGTGGCCACCTTGCAGGTGGCGATCGCCATCGGCCTGGAGGCCACGCTGTCCTTCCTGGGCCTGGGCCTGCCCATCACCGAGCCGTCGCTGGGCCTGCTGGTCGCCAACGGCTATGCCTACATGCTGTCCGGCAACTACTGGATCAGCATGTTCCCCGGCCTGGCCCTGGTCTGGGCCGTGCTGAGCATCAATACCGTCGCCGACCGCCTGAGCGACCTGCTGAACCCGAGGTTGCGCAAATGA
- a CDS encoding ABC transporter substrate-binding protein codes for MHSRICAKPLLAVLLGAAGLLGSVQAQEVKYAIAAEVASMDPQFANLPGNMMVAKQMFEAISDVDGDGRLTPKLAESWKRVSANVWEFKLRRGVTFHDGSALTTEDVVYSYARPAIIPPGPATLNGFLTNIVKTEAVDAQTVRITTDKPVAVLPNFLSAIPIVSKKISQNLKPEDFEAGNGVIGTGPYKFVKFLRADRVELVRNEAYWGKKPFFAKATIRFIPNPPARTAALLSGEVDAIAQVPPADMARLRQTANIEVITKPLGRYSFLVLNQVSDALPLASDAAGKPLTTNPFKDVRVRRAISKAIDRQAIASRVMEGMGVPTQNPIPSTMFGYNKDLPAEPYDLAGAKKLMAEAGYPNCFTFSLLARNDNHPTDSAHVQAIGQMLSRLGCKVNVEALPTSVTMSRANKLELPMFLQSSGADHGDVGVALEYVFSHPKNNPFRKVNMQTYDSERFFKPLYEALAATDDTQREALYQETLKVMHEEVGVIPSQLMLGTWAVRKGFKLSGRFDERLYATDLSQ; via the coding sequence ATGCATTCCAGAATTTGCGCCAAACCCCTGCTCGCGGTGCTGCTCGGCGCCGCCGGCCTGCTCGGCAGCGTCCAGGCCCAGGAAGTGAAGTACGCGATCGCCGCCGAAGTGGCGTCGATGGATCCGCAGTTCGCCAATCTGCCCGGCAATATGATGGTGGCCAAGCAGATGTTCGAGGCCATCAGCGATGTCGACGGCGACGGCCGCCTGACGCCCAAGCTGGCCGAGAGCTGGAAGCGCGTCAGCGCCAATGTCTGGGAGTTCAAGCTGCGCCGCGGTGTGACCTTCCATGACGGCTCTGCACTGACCACCGAGGACGTGGTCTATTCCTATGCCCGCCCGGCCATCATCCCGCCTGGCCCGGCCACCCTGAACGGCTTTCTGACCAATATCGTCAAGACCGAGGCTGTCGATGCCCAGACGGTGCGCATCACCACCGACAAGCCGGTGGCCGTGCTGCCCAACTTCCTGTCGGCCATACCCATCGTGTCAAAGAAGATCTCGCAGAACCTCAAGCCCGAGGACTTCGAGGCCGGTAATGGCGTGATCGGCACCGGCCCTTACAAGTTCGTCAAGTTCCTGCGCGCCGACCGCGTCGAACTGGTGCGCAACGAGGCCTACTGGGGCAAGAAGCCCTTCTTCGCCAAGGCAACCATTCGCTTCATCCCGAACCCGCCGGCGCGCACCGCGGCCCTGCTGTCGGGCGAGGTGGATGCAATCGCCCAGGTGCCGCCGGCCGATATGGCACGGCTGAGGCAGACGGCCAATATCGAGGTCATCACCAAGCCACTGGGTCGCTACTCCTTCCTGGTGCTGAACCAGGTATCGGACGCGCTGCCGCTGGCCAGCGATGCGGCCGGCAAGCCGCTCACCACCAACCCGTTCAAGGATGTGCGCGTGCGCCGCGCCATTTCCAAGGCCATCGACCGCCAGGCGATTGCCTCGCGGGTGATGGAGGGCATGGGCGTGCCGACGCAGAACCCGATTCCCAGCACCATGTTCGGCTACAACAAGGACCTGCCGGCCGAGCCCTATGACCTGGCCGGTGCGAAGAAGCTGATGGCCGAGGCCGGCTATCCGAACTGCTTCACCTTCTCGCTGCTGGCGCGCAATGACAACCACCCGACCGACTCGGCCCATGTGCAGGCCATCGGCCAGATGCTGTCGCGGCTGGGCTGCAAGGTCAATGTCGAGGCGCTGCCGACCAGCGTGACGATGAGCCGCGCCAACAAGCTGGAGCTGCCGATGTTCCTGCAGTCCTCGGGGGCCGACCACGGCGACGTGGGCGTGGCGCTGGAGTATGTGTTCAGCCACCCGAAGAACAACCCCTTCCGCAAGGTCAATATGCAGACCTATGACTCGGAGCGCTTCTTCAAGCCGCTGTACGAAGCTCTGGCAGCCACCGACGATACCCAGCGCGAGGCGCTCTACCAGGAGACCTTGAAGGTGATGCACGAGGAAGTCGGCGTGATCCCCTCGCAGCTGATGCTGGGCACCTGGGCGGTGCGCAAGGGCTTCAAGCTGAGCGGCCGCTTTGACGAACGTCTGTACGCCACCGATCTGTCTCAATGA